The Manduca sexta isolate Smith_Timp_Sample1 unplaced genomic scaffold, JHU_Msex_v1.0 HiC_scaffold_118, whole genome shotgun sequence DNA window actATAAACTTGATATAAAtccaattttgtaaaaaaaagtactaACCAGGATGAAACCTGACATAATCTTCCTGCACATGCAGATTCTTGGGCAAGTCCATGTGTTTGAGAGCATCATATGGTGTTCTTGTGTCCACAGGAGTCATGTAGAACTCTTTCAGGTCATCTGGAAATTGATACAGATCTAGATTAAAATCATACTAAAACttaataaactgtttaaattatgaatctGAACTAATTCTGGAAACCATTAGCAATGTGGAAAACTGCTGCGAAAATGTCtacttattatgaaaattagACATTTCAAGTATGACCATACTTTCAAGATGTACAATTTACACctattggtaaaataataaaaacaataattaatgagTCTGTTTACTTCAAACCAACAACTTATTAGGCCATTGTTTCCATACCTGCATAATTACTCAATATCTTTtacaattgaatataaaattataacaacttACACACTGACTCAATTGTATGCAATAGTGAATTTGGCACACTGTGCCCCGTTTCTTCATAGCATGCTTTAAGCACATTAAACTTTGACTCAAGAGCTTCAAAGTTAGACTCTTCATTCAGTCCATTATCTGCACATATCTTTAGGATAGTTTTCTCAATGTCTGCTGGTGGATCCCAGGGCTTGTTTGGTCGCAGGAAACTGGAATTAAAGTAAagttatgtataaattaaaattattcaaaaatggaatttgtaagaacaaCAAAACATCATACACTAGTTAGaagtattgtaaatttaatattttttttactattcctAAATAGTATAATCTCTAAAATGAAATCAATATTGTTCTACAACAGATAGGCAGACGTCTCCTGAGGTGATTAAAGCATTTTTTGCTGTTATAATGACTAAAAGTATTCATAACAGTTTTAAGAATATGAATGGaaagtaaatatatgtattaattaatgtgtaaactgttattgtatttatttttagtttgtacTCTAAAATGTACAGCAATACCAAATTTAAACACAAATGATCATATATTAGAAAATTAGAAACTGTGGGCTAGACCTGTATCAGATCAGAGTAATCATAAGGCAATAACTGGAGAACATTTATTGTATATCTTTCATGACAACAGATTGAATGAAAGGTGTAATTTCTGACAGAGTTTCAATGAAGTAAAGATAAATATGAATGAACTTATTCTCTACCAAGTTTTGCCTAATCTCCTCATTGTTCTCAAACCTCGACGAGGTTATAATCAAGGTAAGCAAATAATGAGCAAATTTACAGGAGGTATGATAtaatgtaagaaaataaaaatggcttttgtgaaactgaattttaaagttgcaagaaattaacaaatatattctaAGATAATTTTTCTACTGCTGTAATACCCGCAAACTATGCAAAATAgctattgtaatataataaacacacaTCCTAGAAATGGTTCGATTCAAGACGTGAAACCTTACCCCCGAGCTGCTAAGGACTCTGCTGCCGCTTGTAACTTTTTATCAACTTTAGGATATTTCTTCTGAGCATTTCTCACAGAGATTAACTGGAAAgttagaaataattacataatttaataattatatacacaatCACATGAAAATAACATAACCAAACTTAACCTGCAAATTTGTCCGCTGTAACGGTAACAATACGTTTCTAAACatattgtattgaaatatagacaaaacaatgtaaaatattcagTGAAATGTTTCAATATGTAAGAATAGATTATGTTTTGATTCTTTGCGTATTTcccttttatttattgtatttgacAGCTAGAAGCTGGCTTGTTCTATATACGCAgcatatagattatatataatcCGGCTaaacatcaatataataaaaattagacTGAAGATACAGAAATAACATGAGTGAATTTTcgtaaaaaattgtattcatacaaataaatgtaatttacaatcccattaaaattatgaaagtatTTTCCACgtgttacgtaactctaaaagTAATTCGCGTAAAATGGAACGTTATAAAATTTCTGGACGAAACTAGTTTTTCGCTATTGCCGTTGAGTGCAGCACTGTCGGCTTGGGTTGTTGTTTCCTATCCGCCATTTTCCAGTCGCCATTGAAAGGTGAAAACTACACTAAATGTCGGTGATGATTTTAAGATTTTGAGTGGTTTCTTTAAGATTATACCTGTTTTTAGTGTTGTGAAATGAAAATGAAGTGCCCGGGACTACCATGACGCATCAAAATCACCAAACAAACGGTGCAAGTCTCGAGGATTGTCATACAAACTTCTTCGCCTTGGTAAGTCACTTTTACATTGATGAAAGAACTCGTATGTACTTTTCTTTCGAAATCATTACGTTTCCGTGATACCTGCGCCACGCGCTGTTGTTCAGAGTTGATTGGTAGTTCATTTAGGAATTCGTAAATAATGAGACCACGACGTCTAAGTGGATGATCTGATTATCGTCATCGGACGCTGATATACAAAATTCACCTTATTGCGATTCGGCTGCCAAATCGATCTATTGCGTTAAAGTTTTTGTACGAGACAATTTGCGCCGAGTCGAACGAAGACGCTCGCTCGTTAGTCATCCTGGCATCATTCTCGCCTCAACACAGTCATGTCGAGTTGCTAACCCACAAAATGTCAACGCATTCGGGCAGCGAGGCCGCAAGAAGCCATCGGCCCATAGAGGTCATTTTGAATTCACCTGGCCGAAGCGCGGACAGTAATGCGTTCGCAAGACTAGTTTCGCCAGGTCGAGGAAATAACtttcttattacattttttgaACGTGCCGATCGGTTCGATAATGCGACACGACGCCGACACGGAACCGCGGTGTTTATGTACGAGCGTGTCAAAGAAATCGTCGGGGTCATTCATTATCGGCGTGTTGTAGTGTCGAGTGGCTTTGCGTAATGTTCATAGCTGGCGCGAATTTTATCAGATTGTGTTCGGGTGAGGATTAGCGGGCGCGCGGGGTGGCGCGCGGTGCGCCGGGGGCGGTCGCTCGTCCTCGGCGACTGCGAGAAGCGAGAACAGAACGGGCGCCACTTCCACCTGACGCGTTGCCATATCTCCGcgccgcggcggcgcgcgcctTGCCTGCACCTTGTCTCCCTCTGCGCTCCGCCTATCTCGACGCGATACAAATTACCGATTTCTTGCCCTGCCTGCTTATTGTCTAATTATTTATGCGTCGTTTGCGGACACCGCGGCTTTGTCGCATGGAATGTTACTGGTTCAAGTAGCGCGGGCCGCGGTGACGCATCGGAGGCTACTAGTCGACGGGTTCAATACACCGCCGTAGTCATCAGTTTGTAACACTACAGGCGAACATTGAGACGCTAAGGTTTATTTTTGCTTTCTACGGACATGTGGCAGTGCATGTTTACTCCGGTTTATTTAGCCGTGTTTGAAGTATAGTAGCGCGCGGCATTTTCGCGGCGACAGCACAGATGTCGCGAGGCGGCTGCGCGCGCGCACCGTGCCGCCGCCGGCCGCGCGCCTTCTTGCGCTCATTCAACCGTTTATGAATGGTTGTAATGATTGTAACATTCCCATAAGCGGGCCTCCGCCGCCTGCGATGCCTACGCCCTGCCATCACTCACTTGCACCCGCCTTTGTTCTCTTTTACCTGCTATGGCTTGCTACTTGAATAGCCCAATGTTATACT harbors:
- the LOC115445511 gene encoding 39S ribosomal protein L50, mitochondrial, with the translated sequence MFRNVLLPLQRTNLQLISVRNAQKKYPKVDKKLQAAAESLAARGFLRPNKPWDPPADIEKTILKICADNGLNEESNFEALESKFNVLKACYEETGHSVPNSLLHTIESVYDLKEFYMTPVDTRTPYDALKHMDLPKNLHVQEDYVRFHPDKDTLFNGKSAYPQSSTIVTGLKARKKYEGFSAKRSWP